A window of Mangifera indica cultivar Alphonso chromosome 11, CATAS_Mindica_2.1, whole genome shotgun sequence contains these coding sequences:
- the LOC123229979 gene encoding transcription factor MYB8-like, protein MGRSPCCEKAHTNKGAWTKEEDQRLIEYIRVHGEGCWRSLPKAAGLLRCGKSCRLRWINYLRPDLKRGNFTPEEDELIIKLHSLIGNKWSLIAGRLPGRTDNEIKNYWNTHIKRKLISRGLDPQTHRPINKNSIHLDFKSPPRNLALPIRKTESIEEINCTSSGVTTDEEQQQQQHQQRKQKENYGQEECNQKINLELSIGVGPTYQSELSRPSSNSAESNPVKVLYNYEFLEMKEGICLCWQLGLQRTDELCRNCNLNSGGLSTYYRP, encoded by the exons ATGGGACGTTCTCCTTGCTGCGAAAAGGCTCACACCAACAAGGGCGCCTGGACCAAAGAGGAAGACCAGCGACTCATTGAATACATTCGTGTTCATGGCGAAGGCTGCTGGCGTTCTCTCCCTAAAGCCGCTG GGCTTCTTCGATGTGGGAAGAGTTGCAGATTGAGATGGATAAACTACCTTCGACCTGATCTCAAGCGAGGAAATTTCACTCCTGAAGAAGATGAACTCATTATCAAACTCCATAGCTTAATCGGAAACAA GTGGTCATTGATTGCAGGAAGACTACCAGGAAGGACAGACAATGAAATAAAGAACTACTGGAACACTCACATCAAGAGGAAATTAATAAGCCGCGGACTCGACCCTCAAACTCACCGCCCTATCAATAAGAACTCAATCCATTTGGACTTCAAATCTCCGCCTCGCAATCTCGCTCTCCCCATCAGGAAAACAGAGTCCATCGAAGAAATCAACTGCACCAGCAGCGGCGTGACGACCGACgaagaacaacaacaacaacaacatcagcagcgaaaacagaaagaaaattatGGGCAAGAAGAGTGTAATCAGAAGATTAATTTGGAGCTCTCCATTGGTGTTGGTCCCACATATCAATCGGAGTTAAGTCGGCCATCTTCAAACTCCGCCGAGTCAAACCCAGTTAAAGTTCTTTACAATTACGAGTTTCTGGAGATGAAAGAGGGAATTTGTTTGTGCTGGCAATTGGGGCTTCAAAGAACCGATGAATTGTGTAGAAATTGTAATCTGAATTCTGGCGGACTGTCCACATATTACAGGCCTTAA